The Juglans regia cultivar Chandler chromosome 1, Walnut 2.0, whole genome shotgun sequence nucleotide sequence tatctctggaacttgtgtgagaaccttatagaaGGAGCAAACAGAGAACACAACTTTCCTTGCAGGATTCcaccacaactcatcttcatGCTGGATATTTGGACGAACAAAATAcaagagactataaaaatctacaaaactctccatctcccaatcctgtgctgctcggttgaaattgatgttccaaTGAATGTTCCTACCTGAGACTTCTataacctccgccactgtggcatctttggcacttgcaatcaagaaaagagaaggaaacagaTCTTGTAGAACACTGTTACTACACCAAGCATCTAACCAAAAACTGATCTTGGAACCTGTCCCCAATTGCAGTCTATTGTAACGATGGAAGACctctcatcctcttctaatatgtttaCATAGCCCCATTCCAAATgctcctctaacttctctagtacatcACCCCTCCCCTAAATCACCATATTTGGTCTCAATCACAatcttccataaggcctctggttccttggtatatcgccacaaccatttgccaaatAATGCCCGGTTAAATaacctcaaatttctaatactTAAACCACCATTgtaatattaatacacttatGAGCTAGGTCTACAGTAACTGAATTCAAAGATGGGTTCCTAATTCTCTAGATGGCAGGAGAATAGCCCAACTGATATATTTGTTGATGTGATGAATATGCTTAAGCatcacaaaatagaaaatactgtgatgggcaccaagatggacctagtcttaaagatcgtTTGCAAGTTTCAAatgagccaattacaaggtcaagagccaagaagatcaaggaggcaatgcaatgattggtgcaatccactcaacgggtctagattctcaatcttttgacttgattttttgcttttttgggtgaattttcaaattgattgtgggttcaagggattacattcccacgggttcatatcataccGACTCCAACAGAATATTTAATGGAATTAAATGCAGAGCCAGAAGCACCAAGATTAAATGAGACTTATCCAATATGTGATGTTTTAAACCCAATTACACAGAAAGTACCGAAACAGATGCTTAAAAGAGAGAAACAAGAGAGTAAGAGAATAGACAGAAGCAATACCGAGTTGATAATATCCTGACAATAGATGGGGCTCATGTAGTATAATACATCATGAACAGTTGCGCTCAACGTGACACGCAGACCTCGTACTCCATCTAGAGTAATTTTTTCAACGGTAGTTTCACCACTAAGCTTCAAGCCCTTTCTCCACTAGAATAAAAAATACCATAAAGTTAATGCTAATCCAAAAACTCCAACCCAAAAGGGGTCAGTGGTCAAAATACTCCAATCCTTACAAAAGGGGTCAGTGGTTATTTGCAAAACATGAATGAATAAAGCCAAAAAACTATACGTATTATCCTTTTACTGGTCCTGATATAGAATGCCACAATGCTCTGATTGTAGGATAGTGCTTCCAAATTTTCATGGCATATTGGGTTGAGGAAATAATTGGAAATAATCCACGCCTCACTCCATTCAACTCAAGCAACATGAATGATTCAATATAGTCTGCCTACATTaacccccccccaaaaaaaaaaaaaaaaaaaagaaaagaaaaagaaaggagaaagggaaggaaaggaaaggaaaggaggATAACAAATTGCTTTGTCCAAGTTATAAATACCTTCATATTTTCcatttcctattttcttttcttttttttggtaagtCATTTCCTATTTTCTCATGGTAAACAAGCCTAATCTTATCAAGATCACTCGCAACTAATGCATTTTTTAACCATACCGTATTGTACAAGAACCTCCACTCACTTGACAAAAGAATCAATTCTACACAAGAAAAAAGTGTCACATGAGAATGTTACCTGGCATGGGATAAAAATGACTCTTTGAGTGCCACGTTGGTGAGAAGTAAGATGCCGTTCAGAGAGACTTTCTGTGATATTGCGAAAATTGCTAACATCATCAACCAAATTAGACTTCTCCAACCTTTGACCAATACCATGAACCATAAAAACTAGGTGTCGCACAGGTACCTAGACCAACAATTTCAGTTAAACAGAAAAAACAATATAGGAGCTTATTGTAATGAAATAACAAAGAGTAAGTTGAGTTTTTGGGTCATATACGTGAAACCTAGTTATGCATCTGGACTTGTCGCTTAATTCAAAAGAACATGTCTAAACAAAACATGGCGTATATGACGTAAACATTTGTATGGTATGTGTCTTTTGGAAATGGTTGTGCCATGCCATGGATgccaaaaaggaaagaagaggaaacacgaaaaaataagaaaaagaaaaaaaaaacattttttgctGCTTTTCTATAGCATGGGTTATTGGAGTTCTACGAGAGCCCAAGGAATAGGGCTACAACAAGGCTGGGCCATTTTTAAACAGATGAAGCTTTTGTTGGCCTCATTAATCTAAGGAACACACGGATCCCCATCATCAAATGCAAGTTCATATAAAAAGGTCAAACTAAATATACTTCTATTTAGATTATGGACCCACTTGTTTTGGACATAAGAGTCACAAACAAACCCAGATAAGAAAGTGACATGAAAAGCCCAAGGAAAACCAATGGCCCATCACAAGGTCCATTCAAACTGATCTGGGAAAGGCATAGTCTAGACCTTTTTTGATGATTATGGATTTAAGTATAAAGGTATTTGATGAGATTATCCTATGCAAAAAAGTGGGAACTTGATTCTATGTAACACCCCTTCTCGTAGGTACGGAATGTTACGTACATTCGTAGCGtaatgcccggtaaagagattcaacTTCataaaaatacctcatttatagAATCATAAAACTAACTTAGCATAGCAACTATGCTAATGCTATGTATGGCCAATTCAAGGTTAGCCCCTCTTTACGAACCCTCAGTGAATTATGATCATATGTTTATGCTGCAGTTATGTATGCCATGCTTAATGGTATGTCTGTTACGTTATGTTATGGAATGCTTatattatgctatgccatgtaacGCTTacgtcatgttatgttatgtagtTTATGTTATGATTATATAATGCTCATGTTAATATGCCATGATCAATGCTATGCCCTGCATGTAAGTAAGACGCCATGAAAGTCATGAAGTCAACATGCATATGCATCATGATAAGATAAGTAAGAATTCATGTGAAAAATAAGTTAAGATTGACCTTatgttatgggtggatgtgcaaacCACAGACTTAAGTGTGGTCCACCATAAGTATGCTATGATGTATTTGGTGACGTGGACCTAAGCGTGCTTCACCATATGCTAAGCTACGATTTATGCAGtgacacggacctaagcgtgCTTCACCATATGAATTATATGGTGCCACAGACCtaagcgtggttcaccatatgtaTGCCATGATATATGAGGTGTCACGGATCtaagcgtggttcaccatatgttatGCTACGATTTTTGCGGTCAACGACAATTGGACCAATGCACATATGGTATGATGGCCACTAAgtaagtgaaagacaagataAATAAGTTATGTACGAATGATATGAAATGTGTGGAGTCAgccattcatgcatgcatgttacaTATATGGCCATGATTAGGTTTAATTCAACCTATGTTACTGAGGAATGATCTATATGCTATGTGTATATGTATGATGATGCATGAAAGTTTTCTAAGTTAAGCCTAATGTTAAGCTAAGTTAAGTTTATAGTATGATGTGCTATTACTGAGTCTTCGATTTATTTGCttgtttctctgtttttatattttaatgtccCAGATGATGATTGTGTAGATACATAGCAGGAGTGCCAGCAGTAGATTATTCTTCTAGAGACTTAGACCTTGAATAAGTGTTAGTCCACATGGGTTAGTTATGATTAGACAGTTGAATAAGTGATTTTGCCACATACGATtagtttgtattattttattatgtttttagtttttaaaattatgaaactATGTTATGCTAAGTTAGTTTTATGATTCTATAAATTAGGTATTTTAATGAAGtcgaatctctttaccgggcattaTGCTGCGAATGTATGTAACATTTCATACCTACATGAAAGGGTGTTACATCTAACATAGCCAAAAAATTGGAGTAATGCTCTCTATAGAAAAAGGTGCTTTTCTAACTTATTGCTCATACTGATGTGCTTGCCAAATGAGTTTATTGAAGAATACAAGTTCTTCAAGTTATAGGAAGTTCAACCAAATGCCCTTGGAAGTTCATTCTCACACATCTCATTTGTAAGATCAAAACTATTAAGGAGATTTTCTAGTCTTTGTAAAGAGAGgttttttgaacaaaaaaaggCACACGTACATTATGTAAtgacttcattaaaaaaaaaaaaacaaatatgaaaatgagCAGCATGCTACGGTACTACATACCTGTGAACAGTAATCATCCATTTCCTCCTCCTTTTGCTGACGTAATTCatcctgaaaaaataaaaaggaaagaaataaccATTACAAGGGGGATTACAGACAACTATTGTAGGAGTGGAAACAACAGTTCCCGTACATTTGTGTGCATAAACACTCACACAGCCATTTGGAATGAAAACTTGACTTCACACTCCACCTTTTTATTCAGGGAGGAGGAGATTCTGTTTGGTCCCCAGTCCATTGGCATATTTTATGTACAATTATGTAacaggaaatgaaagaaaggtAATGAAATTTCTGCCATGATAATGTTGGAGGGGAGAACATATAGAAACCTGTGTGGGCTTTGGTGAGTGAGATGTGGAATAGCCGCGCCTCAACTTAATTCCATTTCTACCTAAACCAATAACACTAGAAAAACCAGAAGCATCAACATTGAGCCAAGCCTCCCAAGTATCATCTTCTCCAGTAAAAAGTGCATGCAACCCCTACAAGAACAATCCTGCGATATAGTTATGCACCCAATATTCACAACAAAGAGAACAGAATCCtgatttacaaaacaatatGCATACTGGCATAGATCCTTGCAGCTCAACTCGAGCTGCAAAAAGTCCCGACGGTTGAAATGTTCTTCGGTGCCAAAcctgaatacaaaaaaaaaatcaatctttatGAGTTATATTCGCACCTCCATAAACAAATATGAGGGGAAGAAAGATGCTTAATTATATGTCACAACAAAGGATGCAATGAGCTTATcgaatttatatttcaaaaataacagaagatttcagttttttaaaaaagacaGCAAACTGCAATAATTGAAAGCTGCACTAACCTGAAATTCTGTAAGCTCAAAGACAGAAAAATGCAATCTTGAAcatcaatataaaattttcatttctcttgatGCCATGCTATGACATAAACAAAACTAACAACTAGTAACGGACAGGAGATAAATCCTCCTAGTCAAGACACTTAATAATTCGATATATCAAACCCAGTACTGTGTAGCAAACCTGGCTACGATATGCAATCTCTAGTTGTTCAGCAACATCTTCACGAAGAGGAAGCCAATCGAGTCCCCCTTTACGTGCAAACCAATGACCTCTTAAAACACGCCGATTTTCTCCACTCCAATAAACAGGGAAACAATGTCTCCTCACTAAATCTACCTGCATATATAATGTACTTTCACTTTTAAAAAGCATACACAAGACAAAAACAATGAAGTTATTTAGAAAGCCTAAAAAGTTGAGGCATATCAATTCAATGAAACTTTTCACacattacaattaattaattaatgaaccAAAACTTCCAAAAAGTGAAGGAACGTGTATGCTTAAGATATTGTTAATCAATAACAACAGATGATTATAAACAAAATCAGACACAGAGTTGATGGAAGGCCAGTGTATGCTTGAGAGGGTCCTGTAGTGAAACCTTGGCATGAACAGTCGGCATGAGGGAAGCCTTCCACCTAATTGCACAGTTGCAACTAGTGCAAACAGAGTAAGTCACAAAAACTTCCCATCTCTAAGAATTGGTCAAAATGAACTAATTAACCAAACTGtaacctccccccccccccccaacataaaaaaaaaaaaaaatcagattgaGAACAGATATTTTATAAGACAAGACAGCCAGTTGACAGGTCCAAGGGTTGCTTCCTAACATGTTTCAAACAAAATCTTTGTATAATATCATCATGGCACCAATAAGTTGAATGTGAAAGCAACTTTTTTCACCAATCTTGAAGCCCAAACTCATAATCCCTAGAGAGAAACTCAGAAGGGcattaagatgaaatgaaaacttagaCCCTCAGTGGAAGATGCATGGTTCTCCTTTCACAATCCACTTGCATAACAAAATAAGTTTCAGATCCAGCAAAATACACTCCTCCCCTGCAAAAGTCAGAACCAAGTACAACAAAAAGGGCCTGTACATTACTCCAGATGTTGATCTCTAAGGATAATTACATATTTGGAGTTTGgttttaatgatgaattaaaaCGGACACTCTGAAATCATTGCAGCGTTACAAAACATGCTCTTGAGCACTGCAGTTGACCTTCCGCTACCCATGAGAACAAAACCAATTTTTGTGCTATCTTGTGAACTTTATGTGAGAGTCTCCGCATCGGCTTAGGTTTTTGTGGGTTTGTATAATACATAAAAAGTTCAAGAAGCCGGTGCCTGGTGTTGAACTGTCACGAAATAAGATACTGGTCAACTAGACAAAGAATTGTCACCTGAAAAGATGCACTGGACTACCtcaatttactttttttgtatgggattaaatatattaaaatcactTTGGCATACGATAATGAGGTCATACAATCTTTCAGATGACTTTTGTGTCCTTTTCTCGTCCAATTTCAAAATCTTCCACAATATCAACATCCAAGTACAGAATCAACTGTAGTCCGGAATTATTTTTCCGATTTTCTATAGGACCCCTTCTATCATCCATTATgttctcaattttctttaattgaaTAGGTGCTGGGAGTTTAAAAATCCATAtgatttgttctttttcttttttactttacCGTTCTGTTTAAGTTCTCATCTCTGTTGATCAAAGAATAGTATGTACATCAAATTTGTAGTCGCCCTCATTCAAGAAGGTGCTTCCTAGAAAGACGTTCGTAAAGACATCATGCTGAGCAAAAATGTAGGAGTACCTCATAGAGTCCTCCCTTTACGGGGACACCAACTCTCTCCTCTTCAGCTTCATATAGTTGGGCTGATCGAGCACCTTCTGAAGAAGATTCACCTAGTTGCTTATCTACCATCTTACTGGAACTCGGTCGTCCAATTGGACCTTCACTACACTCTGCATATTCCTTCCACCAACTGGAGAGCAAATCTTCCTCTCTCTGTAAAACGTATTGAACAACCAAATGACACAATTAATTGAGAAAATCAGTCAGATGGCTGCCAATTAAAGATATAACAATCATCTGAAAGATATAACAATTAAAGACATCTGTAAAACGTATGTCTCTTTTCTTCTAAAGATAATGTCTGGAAGATCTTAACTCAGTGCATAGCATGAATAAATGTATGCAATCTTATTACTAAACAAATTTACACAACTTATAGATTCAAAAAGACATCTTGCAATCCAAGTTGAACATGAAAGAGAGAGCTTAGTTATTTAGAAAActaaaaagacaacaaaaattTACTTGTAGAAAAAAAGACTACAAAGATGACCTGCAAGAAAGATGCTTCTATTGCAAGAGAATCTCTCATCCCAAATCGAAAATAGTCGCTCTTTCCCACAATCTCGGTGCGAGGGACTGAGGCAGCTAGTTCTGCAGAAACAAAAGAACCTGAACGTCATCGGTATACATGTCCTTAATATGGGTATCTGATGGTCATGAACTAAAAACTAAAGAAAgatagtaaattaaaataagcaaataaagAGGTGCTCAGTATACATGTTTGATCATAAATCGGCACAAATAAACAAGGGGAATATCAATCTTCTCATTAATTCAGAGGCACTTCTCTCCGAACTCATGTTGAATAAATGAACATATGCTTGCCATTCCTGTGATATATTTGACAGATAATCACTGCAGCAAAATTTCATTCTTATGAAACTATCGTTTTTTTaattggtaaacaaaattttattgataagagGGATAGGAAATAGCCCAAGTaaacgggacatatacaagagcatcacCTATGCTTGATGAACTAATGATAcaataaattcatgaaaattcGTACCACTAAAATCTACTAGAAAAATCCAATGGAATAAAGTATTAAAACATCCATTGACAGCTCatgatcttcaaagcttctatcattccttttcctccaaatgcaccaccatctATGAAACTCCTAACATCTAATTATACAGAAATTCATGAGATTTGAATTGAGCATCACAATGATTTAACAATTATATCTGCCATGAAACTTGAACTGAGATTTTAAATCATGAGCCTTCATTCATGAGACTTATTAAACCTGTAATATGTACACAATGCCATAACTCTACCTTATACTCAAGATACTCTAAAATAATTGGCTATAACTTCTTCATTCCTctcctttgttttcttcattattAAACAAGCCATTTAActtagattgaaaaaaaaaaaaaaaacagtttttctcataaataaaattcaaactaaGATAAACGACAGAGAGAAATTTTCTGCTTTTGACGGTTAATCAGCTATATGGTAAGATTCTGAATATTCTACTTTTCCTTCTCAGTAAGAAAACCAATCATTATATGAAAAGCCAACAATGCAAGCAATACACTGTCACAACATAAACCGCATGCTGCATTATATGTAAGGGGAAAAACGAAAAATAGCTCACCATTCTCTGCCAAGGGCACCTTGCAAAAATACCACCTAACATCGCCCCCATCCGAAGGACTCCTCGTCTGCGCAAGATACTTCTGCCTACCCTTAGAGTGCTCAATCAAATCTTCCAATCTCGCAATGTTTGACGGTGTATTCTTCAACAAGTCAGGAGACGTCTCGTCAACCCCACGAGAACCAGAAGCTCCGGAAACCACCATAGGGTTTGCTTCGGAACCCGCCATGAAAGCCAGTTAAGCAATTCTTGTTATGAATTAAGCAATGAATCCGAAACAGAATTGTCCGATCATGTAAATTACATAAGCTTCCCCAATAGATTCTAGCATGAACTAGAGAAACTCTACATGATGTAATCGACAATCAAACCGACTCCATAGCAAGAATGTGCATTTTTTCAGCATGTTCTCAAATGTACAAACTCCAGTCACCGACTGAAATTTTCGCAAGAGGTGGGGGGGTGCTACAGAATTGACCAAGAATGAAATTTCAAATTGGAATTTCAAGTGAATCAAACATAACCATCAAAAGAAGCACCAATTCAATATCAACTCCAAAAGCAAATGAAAGGCGTTCTCAGGAAGAGGAAAGGAACAACAATAGAGCAAAATGGAAGAAGATACAACTCGAATAGCAAGAATCTTAAGGGAAGGAATGGGAAGGAATTTGGGGAACCCGGATGGAAAAGTTTGGAATTTTGTGGGAATAAGAAAAACCCAGAACCCATAGAAAGGAACGATAACGACTTTATTGTTCGGAAGGAAGAATGGCAGCTCGGCGCTGAATTGAATGTCAGGTAGAAATAACAAAAACACGTTACACAGTGACGGTTGCGGTGCCGTTTTccttctttattcatttttgttttcattttccttgACTCACGGGTTTTGGAATATCCAGAGAACGTGAGCCCGCTGATCCAATCACGCAGCTGGCTTCTGACTATTTTAATGAGTTGGGGGCTGGGCAATGGGCACTCCGACTCTGTGCCTGTGGATATGGGCTATGCAgttttctctatctctctctctcttttgcccAACCTACCAGCCTGGTAATTCGTGCAAATTTGAAAGAAGAATAAGGTATtgattgtttttataaatttcttaattcatctcgtattatatatagttattataattttattaaatttttatataaaataaaataaataatttaatttttgtaaattttaaaataaaaataatattaaaaaatatattttaataatattttatttaatttttaaattttatctcattttataaacaaaaacaaatgaagcctaaaattagAAGCATGTTTTCGGACTTGTGCATTATGCACTCAAaactttgtatttaatattattgttaataaatttatttatataaacatatatttttaataataaaataaaaaataccagtaaaattatataataattaatacattttttcttataatcttataaaataaattcataaactaaaatttacttttattatattttatgacgtagcatttctctttcttacaattaaaaaaagccCTAATCTATCCAACGCAGAATATCCGACTTTCGTTTCCGTACAGAATCCCAGTTTGGTTTCAAGTAGTTGGGTCTAATGTAAATTGTAAAATGCTACCATCAGGGGCACGAATACAACATAGCCGAATTAGAAGCCGAACAGTCGGGCTCAAGAGTAATCAATATAATGGGCCTAGATGATAGGCCCACTAGCCCATATTTCCCACAACCGCAAACATAATAAACCCATCACCGAAAACCCAACCCCAATAAAGAAAGCCCAAAGTGGGTCGTAGAAAATATCTCTAGCCCCAATTCCTCGAGTCTTTA carries:
- the LOC109001267 gene encoding phospholipase SGR2 isoform X3; the protein is MAGSEANPMVVSGASGSRGVDETSPDLLKNTPSNIARLEDLIEHSKGRQKYLAQTRSPSDGGDVRWYFCKVPLAENELAASVPRTEIVGKSDYFRFGMRDSLAIEASFLQREEDLLSSWWKEYAECSEGPIGRPSSSKMVDKQLGESSSEGARSAQLYEAEEERVGVPVKGGLYEVDLVRRHCFPVYWSGENRRVLRGHWFARKGGLDWLPLREDVAEQLEIAYRSQVWHRRTFQPSGLFAARVELQGSMPGLHALFTGEDDTWEAWLNVDASGFSSVIGLGRNGIKLRRGYSTSHSPKPTQDELRQQKEEEMDDYCSQVPVRHLVFMVHGIGQRLEKSNLVDDVSNFRNITESLSERHLTSHQRGTQRVIFIPCQWRKGLKLSGETTVEKITLDGVRGLRVTLSATVHDVLYYMSPIYCQDIINSVSNQLNRLYLRFLKRNPGYDGKVSIYGHSLGSVLSYDILCHQENLSSPFPMDWMYKEHDRNEESSPDMNNQSSPSNYLTKQEDKKFTVINETQDKVGHFEDKFSARTALLVKEEGDSEDFSTIVGPVTSNLDECTKATDSNQQSGQKDFDELPCDSSDILSPKRECETTDMSSELLIDDLEKKAEEVCEDTSNEEKTIKLLRQEIDSLKTKIVKLEKQCRGGDRSLHQGNMEVPATIAKPLIHEKQLPGQDDAPKNYTPYIKYTKLQFEVDTFFAVGSPLGVFLALRNIRIGIGKGKDYWEEENISEEMPACRQMFNIFHPFDPVAYRLCTGSTSCGHKGNRYDHNILW